A DNA window from Thermoanaerobaculia bacterium contains the following coding sequences:
- a CDS encoding aminotransferase class IV: MKTPRITLPVDAPALARGVGFFETLWVLDRRPVFFEAHLARLRTSCAALAVPGPRPSRVRDAARRALREARRNAEYGMRWSYLAVGRDLDAPRSWRFFATLFPIPPEIIRKRRGVRAVLLPRGWERTTPRWKTIDYRASIAGARLARGQAAEEGIFLDARGRVREGTASNVFLLSGRRAATAPVSAALLPGVVRSWVLENAPRAGLTVEERSFAAERLRRGGFFTSSLTGIAPIESLGGKRCAPPPPILSALRELYRDAAEETAFP, encoded by the coding sequence GTGAAGACTCCGAGGATCACGCTTCCGGTCGATGCGCCCGCGCTCGCGCGGGGCGTCGGGTTCTTCGAGACCCTCTGGGTTCTCGACCGGCGTCCGGTCTTCTTCGAGGCGCACCTGGCGCGGCTCCGCACCTCCTGCGCCGCGCTCGCCGTCCCCGGGCCCCGTCCGTCGCGGGTGCGGGACGCGGCGCGCCGCGCCCTCCGGGAAGCGCGGCGCAACGCCGAGTACGGCATGCGGTGGTCCTACCTCGCCGTCGGGAGGGACCTCGACGCGCCGCGATCGTGGCGCTTCTTCGCGACGCTCTTCCCGATTCCGCCGGAGATCATCCGCAAGCGGCGCGGCGTGCGCGCCGTCCTGCTGCCGCGCGGATGGGAGCGCACGACCCCGCGATGGAAGACGATCGACTACCGGGCCTCGATCGCCGGCGCCCGCCTGGCGCGCGGGCAGGCGGCGGAGGAGGGAATCTTCCTCGACGCCCGGGGCCGCGTCCGCGAGGGAACGGCGAGCAACGTGTTTCTCCTTTCCGGGCGGCGCGCCGCGACGGCGCCCGTCTCGGCGGCGCTCCTGCCCGGCGTCGTCCGGTCGTGGGTCCTCGAAAACGCGCCGCGCGCGGGTCTGACGGTCGAGGAGCGCTCCTTCGCGGCGGAACGGCTCCGCCGCGGCGGGTTCTTCACCTCCAGCCTCACGGGGATCGCGCCGATCGAATCGCTCGGCGGGAAGCGCTGCGCACCGCCTCCGCCGATCCTGTCGGCGCTTCGCGAGCTCTACCGGGACGCGGCGGAGGAGACGGCGTTTCCGTGA
- a CDS encoding MBL fold metallo-hydrolase: protein MRRFVFASSLLLAALAAGADSPVLRVTLLGTGNPRPSAARGGPAILVEGAGRALLFDAGRGAEEKIFALDPAPKVDVLFLTHLHSDHTVGIPDVWLTGWIFGRSVPLRVFGPAGTAALCRGLERAYAFDVHVRRDVDEKLPARGADLEPRELGDGTAVTEGPLRITAFLVDHGPVRPALGYRVDLGGRSVVLSGDTRPSDNLVEHSRGTDVLVHEVIAPDAERFGAAFSFSREQRERVIAHHSTPEQAGEIFSRVKPKLAVYSHIVPSFATASDVVPPTRKRYSGPLEVGEDGMVIEIGATVRVVRPPSRGSR, encoded by the coding sequence GTGAGGCGGTTCGTCTTCGCGAGCTCGCTGCTCCTCGCCGCCCTCGCCGCCGGGGCCGACTCTCCCGTGCTCCGGGTGACTCTCCTCGGAACCGGAAATCCGCGCCCCTCGGCCGCGCGCGGCGGCCCGGCGATCCTCGTCGAGGGCGCGGGGCGGGCGCTCCTGTTCGATGCCGGGCGCGGCGCCGAGGAGAAGATCTTCGCGCTCGATCCGGCGCCGAAGGTCGACGTGCTCTTCCTCACCCATCTGCACTCGGACCATACCGTCGGCATTCCCGACGTCTGGCTGACGGGCTGGATCTTCGGGCGGTCCGTCCCGCTCCGGGTCTTCGGTCCGGCGGGAACCGCCGCGCTCTGCCGCGGTCTCGAGCGCGCGTACGCGTTCGACGTCCACGTCCGGCGCGACGTGGACGAGAAGTTGCCCGCCCGCGGGGCCGATCTCGAACCCCGGGAGCTCGGCGACGGCACGGCCGTCACCGAAGGGCCGCTCCGCATCACGGCGTTCCTCGTCGACCACGGGCCGGTCCGTCCCGCCCTCGGGTATCGCGTCGATCTCGGCGGACGTTCGGTCGTCCTCTCCGGGGACACGCGTCCGTCGGACAATCTCGTGGAGCATTCCCGCGGCACGGACGTCCTGGTGCACGAGGTGATCGCTCCCGACGCCGAGCGATTCGGGGCGGCATTCTCCTTTTCGCGGGAGCAGCGGGAGCGCGTCATCGCGCATCATTCGACGCCCGAGCAGGCCGGGGAGATCTTTTCGCGGGTCAAACCGAAGCTCGCGGTCTATTCCCACATCGTGCCGTCGTTCGCGACGGCGTCCGACGTCGTCCCTCCCACCCGGAAGCGCTATTCGGGTCCGCTCGAGGTCGGCGAGGACGGAATGGTGATCGAGATCGGAGCGACCGTGCGGGTCGTCCGGCCGCCGTCCCGCGGAAGCCGCTAG
- a CDS encoding anthranilate synthase component I family protein, with amino-acid sequence MDRRRLLSSIARPGAALLDGWSDTGRWTIALPEPVDVFTAGLGETARIEGFLDRAARATRPDRADPSPFAGGWVGFLSYELGASWEGADPRADPVPEPAAVFFRHDSGWAIDPAGTILPIGRPRPLPAEDASFGGLGNPGSVGESLERPAYRAAHEAIRGGIARGDYYQVNLTNRFAAGISRRSDPRSIYAKIAGDSPPPYSLLLAGGGFDVVSASPELFLRADFRTRSVEMRPIKGTAPRANDPGADAAAAAALRDSAKDRAENVMIVDLCRNDLGRVCETGTVDVPDLCRIRSHRVHHLESVVSGTLRRDATAGDVIRATFPPGSVTGAPRRAAVAAIRALEPCARGVYTGATGFLDDRGRLAFNVAIRTAIATDSEIRYHAGGGITWESVAEREREEIDWKAAEFLGLFAGESR; translated from the coding sequence ATGGACCGCCGCCGCCTGCTCTCCTCGATCGCGCGCCCCGGAGCAGCGCTCCTCGACGGCTGGAGCGACACCGGCCGCTGGACGATCGCGCTGCCGGAGCCGGTGGACGTCTTCACCGCGGGACTCGGCGAGACGGCTCGGATCGAGGGCTTCCTCGACCGGGCGGCGCGGGCCACGCGGCCGGATCGCGCCGATCCCTCTCCTTTCGCGGGGGGCTGGGTGGGATTCCTTTCGTACGAGCTCGGCGCGTCGTGGGAGGGAGCCGACCCGCGAGCCGACCCGGTTCCCGAGCCGGCGGCGGTCTTCTTCCGGCACGACTCCGGATGGGCGATCGACCCCGCCGGGACAATTCTGCCGATCGGCAGACCTCGCCCTCTGCCCGCGGAGGACGCCTCGTTCGGCGGGCTCGGAAATCCCGGGTCCGTCGGCGAATCGCTGGAACGCCCCGCCTACCGGGCGGCCCACGAAGCGATCCGCGGCGGGATCGCGCGCGGCGACTACTACCAGGTGAACCTCACGAACCGGTTCGCGGCCGGCATCTCGCGTCGGTCCGATCCGCGGTCGATCTACGCGAAGATCGCCGGCGATTCCCCTCCGCCCTATTCGCTCCTCCTCGCCGGGGGCGGGTTCGACGTCGTCTCCGCTTCGCCGGAGCTGTTCCTTCGCGCGGACTTCCGGACGCGGTCGGTCGAGATGCGGCCGATCAAGGGGACGGCGCCGCGAGCGAACGATCCGGGAGCCGACGCTGCCGCGGCGGCGGCGCTCCGCGATTCGGCGAAGGACCGGGCCGAGAACGTGATGATCGTGGATCTCTGCCGGAACGATCTCGGGCGCGTCTGCGAGACGGGGACGGTGGACGTGCCGGACCTCTGCCGGATACGCTCCCACCGCGTGCATCACCTCGAATCGGTCGTTTCCGGGACCCTGCGGCGGGACGCGACCGCCGGCGACGTGATCCGCGCCACTTTTCCTCCCGGGTCGGTGACGGGAGCGCCGCGGCGCGCGGCGGTCGCGGCCATCCGCGCGCTCGAGCCCTGCGCCCGCGGCGTGTACACGGGAGCCACGGGATTCCTCGACGACCGGGGACGGCTCGCTTTCAACGTCGCGATCCGAACCGCGATCGCGACGGACTCCGAAATCCGGTACCACGCCGGGGGAGGGATCACCTGGGAATCGGTGGCCGAGCGGGAACGCGAGGAGATCGACTGGAAGGCGGCGGAATTCCTGGGGCTCTTCGCGGGAGAGTCCCGGTGA